One genomic region from Fictibacillus marinisediminis encodes:
- a CDS encoding Cof-type HAD-IIB family hydrolase: MDGTLLNEQLEISEGNRQAIREAQAKGVHVVLSTGRSLLTCWDYAKSLELNSYLVTVNGSEVWDSKGSLVERTLLHNDHIEAMMELTKKHGAQFWAVSTDKVWRENFPENCAEMEWLKFGFNIADDEVRKLVLEELSKNKELEISNSSLTNIEVNAVGINKARALNRVCQELGITMDHVIAMGDSLNDIAMITEAGVGVAMGNAQDVVKQAADWVTGTNVKDGVAQAIRHWVL; the protein is encoded by the coding sequence ATGGACGGAACATTATTGAATGAACAGCTGGAGATCTCTGAAGGGAATCGGCAGGCGATTCGAGAGGCTCAGGCAAAGGGCGTGCATGTTGTCCTCAGCACAGGCCGTTCGCTTTTGACGTGCTGGGACTATGCCAAATCGTTAGAACTTAATTCTTATCTTGTAACGGTAAACGGCAGTGAGGTATGGGACAGCAAAGGCAGCCTTGTCGAGCGGACTCTGCTTCATAACGATCATATCGAGGCAATGATGGAGTTAACGAAAAAACATGGTGCACAGTTTTGGGCCGTGTCGACGGATAAGGTATGGCGCGAAAATTTTCCGGAAAACTGCGCAGAGATGGAGTGGCTGAAATTCGGCTTCAACATTGCTGATGACGAGGTTCGAAAGCTTGTGCTCGAGGAACTTTCAAAAAACAAGGAGCTCGAGATCAGTAACTCAAGTCTCACAAACATTGAAGTCAACGCAGTTGGGATCAACAAAGCACGGGCGTTGAACCGTGTCTGCCAGGAGCTAGGCATCACGATGGATCATGTGATCGCGATGGGCGACAGCCTGAACGATATCGCCATGATTACGGAAGCCGGGGTTGGCGTGGCGATGGGCAATGCTCAGGACGTTGTAAAACAAGCCGCCGACTGGGTGACTGGCACCAACGTGAAGGATGGTGTCGCTCAGGCGATCAGGCATTGGGTATTATAG
- a CDS encoding efflux RND transporter permease subunit, translating into MQFITKWAFRNKAPVTLLVIIALIIGTVSYFRLPMEFLPEADNPQVSVVTLGQGYDAGSMTDKVTEPVEQAVSGVKGKSSVLSTTGDGYSQITINFDSKTNMKDAKREVQEAVSGLQFPETVGKPLVSQLNTSMIPVGQISFTFADGLTKANMEKAKKTLLPLFENKKSISQASIFGENNSRVEVKLDTKKMKEKNIPVNSVMSVLQGQNASVTAGGATIDGKKSTINVTDNLTSVSALEKLVVPVQVMNPKAPVIHLKDIASINLKKTENTVMRINGKESLAITVFKDNSASAVTASKDVKATVKKINKDFPGVKASTVFTTGDMVENSVNSMMKEVLLGALFATLVILVFLRRVKPTLVTIVSIPLSLGITLLLLWLSGVTLNILTLGGVAVAVGRLVDDSIVVVENIFRRSQSKAFTKENVMAATAEVSRAITSSTLITVAVFLPMGLVNGSLKEFLLPFGLTVTYSLLASLLVALAVVPLLSQGMLKKMKLPAHSEPKRYLNVLKWSLNHKYVPIIVAVVVLVGSLGLYVSLPKGAVSAEDASMVAVNMEFPSNTPADDIKDRMVAFEEKLADIKGYDYLITQYGASEDEAKYGQVSTPDTVKFTVIMKEKGGADDYIKKVKELKKDENGVTITASAGSMFGSGSGGSEITYDISGNDPDEIMSSSKELMSVIKDVDGVKKVSSNQEKTAPVYTVKVDTEKMNTQQAAQQVASLIQPMPIGSITLDGKSTPVLLNAGINPSKASGLKDLSIQTAQGILPLSNVAQITEEDKPSTELHKDGKPFIRISAEVKPEKLSVVSAAIDKKVKKVDLPKGVSLEQGGAAQQQSSDFADLGLTMLASILIVYLIMVITFKTFRAPLAILMTLPLASIGAVLGLLISGVPADPTALIGGLMLIGIVITNAIVLIDRVKQNEETMIIRDAIIEACGTRLRPVIMTAVATIFAMLPLLFSQSEDGSLVSKSLAVVVIGGLTGATILTLVIVPVFYELLHFKKSKRQRVQASQDTLPLRESM; encoded by the coding sequence ATGCAGTTTATAACAAAATGGGCTTTTCGGAATAAAGCGCCAGTGACACTGCTTGTCATTATTGCGCTCATTATCGGGACGGTGAGCTATTTCCGTCTGCCGATGGAATTTCTGCCGGAAGCGGATAATCCGCAGGTGAGCGTTGTGACGCTCGGGCAGGGATATGATGCAGGATCCATGACAGATAAAGTAACCGAGCCAGTGGAACAGGCCGTTTCAGGGGTAAAAGGAAAGTCGTCAGTTCTTTCGACGACAGGAGACGGCTATTCCCAGATTACGATTAACTTTGATTCGAAAACAAATATGAAAGACGCAAAAAGAGAGGTTCAGGAGGCGGTCAGCGGACTGCAGTTTCCTGAAACCGTAGGCAAACCACTAGTATCACAGCTCAACACTTCCATGATACCGGTCGGGCAGATCTCCTTTACGTTTGCTGATGGACTGACCAAGGCAAATATGGAAAAGGCAAAAAAGACGCTGCTTCCTCTTTTTGAAAATAAGAAAAGCATTTCCCAAGCCAGTATTTTCGGGGAAAACAATTCCCGTGTAGAAGTGAAGCTGGATACGAAAAAAATGAAAGAGAAAAACATACCCGTCAATAGCGTGATGAGTGTGCTTCAAGGACAAAACGCCTCGGTAACTGCAGGCGGTGCAACGATTGACGGCAAGAAAAGTACGATCAATGTGACGGACAATCTAACATCTGTCAGTGCGTTGGAAAAACTGGTTGTTCCGGTTCAAGTGATGAATCCAAAAGCACCAGTCATCCATTTAAAAGATATCGCATCTATTAATCTGAAAAAAACCGAGAACACGGTGATGCGCATTAACGGAAAAGAAAGCCTGGCCATCACTGTTTTCAAAGACAACAGTGCAAGTGCTGTGACAGCCAGTAAAGATGTGAAGGCAACCGTGAAAAAAATCAATAAAGACTTTCCGGGTGTAAAAGCCAGTACGGTATTTACGACTGGAGACATGGTGGAAAACTCCGTAAACAGTATGATGAAGGAAGTACTGCTCGGAGCATTGTTTGCCACTCTAGTCATTCTTGTTTTCTTGAGAAGAGTGAAGCCGACCCTCGTGACGATCGTATCCATCCCGCTTTCGCTGGGGATCACACTTCTTCTGCTCTGGCTGTCAGGGGTTACACTGAACATCCTGACTCTCGGAGGAGTGGCGGTGGCTGTGGGACGGCTTGTTGATGACAGCATTGTGGTCGTTGAAAATATTTTCAGACGAAGCCAAAGCAAAGCATTTACGAAAGAAAATGTCATGGCAGCAACGGCTGAAGTATCACGGGCCATTACTTCATCAACCTTGATTACAGTCGCCGTATTCCTGCCAATGGGCCTCGTCAACGGCTCCTTAAAAGAATTTTTATTGCCGTTCGGCCTTACGGTGACGTATTCCCTGCTTGCTTCACTTTTAGTAGCATTGGCCGTCGTACCGTTATTGAGCCAGGGCATGCTGAAGAAGATGAAGCTTCCTGCCCACTCCGAGCCAAAGCGTTATTTAAATGTATTAAAATGGTCGCTTAACCATAAATATGTTCCGATCATTGTCGCAGTTGTTGTACTTGTCGGCTCGCTTGGATTGTATGTTTCCTTGCCGAAGGGCGCTGTCAGTGCAGAGGATGCCAGCATGGTTGCCGTCAATATGGAGTTCCCGAGCAACACGCCGGCGGACGACATTAAAGATCGCATGGTTGCCTTTGAAGAGAAGCTGGCTGATATTAAAGGCTATGATTATTTGATTACACAGTACGGTGCCAGTGAGGACGAAGCGAAATACGGACAGGTCAGCACCCCGGATACGGTCAAATTTACCGTCATCATGAAAGAAAAGGGAGGCGCCGATGATTACATCAAAAAGGTAAAAGAACTGAAGAAAGACGAAAACGGAGTAACCATTACCGCTTCTGCCGGATCAATGTTCGGCAGCGGTTCCGGAGGCTCCGAGATTACGTATGATATCAGCGGGAATGACCCGGATGAAATCATGAGTTCCTCTAAAGAACTAATGAGTGTGATAAAAGACGTAGACGGAGTGAAGAAGGTCTCAAGCAACCAGGAAAAGACTGCTCCTGTCTATACCGTCAAAGTAGATACTGAAAAAATGAACACCCAGCAGGCTGCACAACAGGTGGCTTCCCTTATTCAGCCAATGCCGATCGGATCCATTACGCTGGATGGGAAATCAACACCGGTGCTGCTGAACGCAGGAATCAACCCTTCAAAGGCATCTGGCCTGAAGGACCTTTCCATCCAGACAGCCCAGGGTATTCTGCCTCTTTCCAACGTTGCTCAGATTACAGAGGAAGATAAACCAAGCACCGAGCTTCATAAAGACGGCAAACCGTTCATCCGCATTTCTGCGGAAGTGAAACCTGAAAAGCTGTCAGTTGTATCAGCAGCCATTGATAAGAAAGTGAAAAAAGTCGACCTGCCAAAAGGCGTCAGCCTGGAGCAGGGCGGAGCGGCACAGCAGCAGTCCAGCGATTTTGCTGATCTTGGTCTGACGATGCTCGCTTCCATTTTAATCGTGTACCTCATTATGGTCATTACGTTTAAAACGTTCCGTGCGCCGCTCGCGATTTTAATGACGCTTCCGTTAGCTTCCATCGGAGCGGTTCTCGGCCTCCTGATTTCAGGCGTGCCAGCCGATCCGACTGCATTAATCGGCGGACTCATGCTGATCGGTATCGTCATCACGAACGCGATCGTACTTATCGACCGCGTGAAGCAGAACGAAGAAACCATGATCATTCGCGATGCAATTATCGAAGCGTGCGGTACACGCCTTCGTCCGGTCATCATGACAGCGGTCGCTACCATTTTTGCGATGCTCCCGCTATTGTTCTCTCAATCAGAAGACGGCAGCCTTGTTTCAAAATCACTTGCTGTCGTTGTTATCGGAGGACTGACTGGCGCAACCATTTTAACGCTTGTCATCGTCCCGGTCTTCTACGAGCTTCTTCATTTTAAAAAATCAAAACGCCAGCGGGTTCAAGCATCACAAGATACCTTGCCGTTGAGAGAGAGTATGTAA